In the Bacillus sp. FJAT-42376 genome, TCGATTCGTACAGGAGATCAGGCAGACAGCCATAAGAGTCATCAAACTGATTGGCAGCATTTTTTTCATCGCTTCATCCCCCGTTAAATAAATTGGTGATTCATCCTGTATCATAGCGGAACTTTGCCAAAAAAGAAAACAGCTGCCCCGGAAAGGACAGCCTCGTTTTCATTAAACGGCTTTTTTCCCAAACCGCACCTTCGGCTCCGTTCCATTCCGGATACGGCCGATGTTCGCGCGGTGCCTGTAAATGACGAAGATCGTCATTAAACTCGTAACAGCAATCAGCCAGCCATTTCCGAGAAAAAGGGAAAACACGACAGCATATACACCTGACAGCATAGAAGAAAGGGACACATATTTCGTCACGAGCAGCAGGATGAAAAAGAACGCAAGCATCGTAATAAATAAAAGAGGGGCATAAAATAAAAGAACTCCGCCCGAGGTTGCAACTGCTTTTCCGCCTTTAAACCTCGCAAACACAGGATACATGTGGCCGACAACTGCAAATATTCCGGCAAGCAGCGGGTGGAAGTCACTTCCAAACCACAGCGGGACGGAGGCTGCCGCTGTCCCTTTTAAAATATCTGATAATGTAACGATGATTCCCGCTTTTACCCCAAGCGTTCTAAATGAATTGGTCCCTCCGAGATTTCCGCTTCCGTGTTCCCGGATATCAATTCCGTAACCAGCCTTTCCAACAATTAAACCTGATGGAATGGATCCAAGCAAATAAGCAATAATGATAATAGCCGCAATAATCATGAACGTCCTTACTCCTTTATATCCAGCAATCTTATTTATAGTTTATCATGACAGGACCCATTCAACTAGCATCCTGATAAAATCTTCTTCAGCTCCGAAATTTGCTTAATCGCCTTAATTTTCTATACAATAAAGAAAAGGAGTGATCTGCTATGATCGAAAATCCCTCGAGAGACGAAATCAGAGACATTTTAAAACAGAGCAAACGGATAGCGGTTGTAGGGCTTTCATCTGATCCGAACCGGACGTCCTATATGGTCAGCCAGGCGATGCAGCAGGCGGGCTATGAGATTATCCCTGTTAATCCTACGATTGATGAGGCTCTTGGAGTAAAGGCGGTTCCGGATTTGAAAAGCATTGAGGGACCTATTGATATTGTCAACGTATTCAGAAGATCCGAATTCCTCCCGGAAGTTGCGGAGGATTTCCTACAAACGGATGCAGCCGTATTCTGGTCCCAGCTGGGGGTAGCACATGAAGAGACCTTTCATATGCTGAAAGATAAAGGCTATACGGTCATTATGGACCGGTGCATAAAAGTAGAACACGCGATGACAAAATAGAGCGGCAGTCCAGCCCTCCTGTATCAGGAGCGGCCTTCTTTGCATCCCTTTCCC is a window encoding:
- the plsY gene encoding glycerol-3-phosphate 1-O-acyltransferase PlsY; the protein is MIIAAIIIIAYLLGSIPSGLIVGKAGYGIDIREHGSGNLGGTNSFRTLGVKAGIIVTLSDILKGTAAASVPLWFGSDFHPLLAGIFAVVGHMYPVFARFKGGKAVATSGGVLLFYAPLLFITMLAFFFILLLVTKYVSLSSMLSGVYAVVFSLFLGNGWLIAVTSLMTIFVIYRHRANIGRIRNGTEPKVRFGKKAV
- a CDS encoding CoA-binding protein, with the protein product MIENPSRDEIRDILKQSKRIAVVGLSSDPNRTSYMVSQAMQQAGYEIIPVNPTIDEALGVKAVPDLKSIEGPIDIVNVFRRSEFLPEVAEDFLQTDAAVFWSQLGVAHEETFHMLKDKGYTVIMDRCIKVEHAMTK